The Thiomicrorhabdus aquaedulcis sequence TGCATACAAAGCGTACTCAGTCGTGTTAATGACAAAAATTTAACTTAAAAATGAGGCCTTTGAACGAGATAATCAATGCAAAACTCATGTATTGACAATTTACTGGTGCAAAGTTTACTTAATTAATGAGAGGTGATAAACATGAAGAAAGGGTCTTTTTTTAGTTCGGTAATGTTATCGTGCTTGTTAGTGGTGCAAATCCCTTACGCCAGCGCCGACAATAACAGTCGTTATGGCTTACCTGATTTTACGCAATTGGTTGAAGAGAATAATATGGTGGTGGTCAATATTAGTACCACTAAAAAGGTAGAACGAGAGTTGCCGCCCCAATTTAAAGGCATGCCTGATGACATGCTACGTTATTTCTTCGGTATTCCCGGCTTAGGCGCACCGCAAAGTCCACATGGAAAATCGGCTCCCGACAAAGAAGAAGTACATTCGCTGGGTTCGGGTTTTATCATCAGTGCTGATGGCTATATTATTACCAATAATCACGTTATAGAGGGTGCCGACGAAATAGTGGTACGCATGCGTAATCGCAAAGAATTAAAAGCCACCGTAGTGGGTACAGACAAACGCACGGACGTGGCGTTGTTAAAAATTAACGCCAAAGATTTGCCGGTTGCAAAAATTGGCCGATCACAGGGTTTAAAAGTAGGCCAGTGGGTCGTCGCGATTGGTGAACCATTCGGCTTGGATTACACTGTTACTCAAGGGATTGTGAGTGCACTTGGGCGCGCATTACCCGAAGACACTTACGTGCCCTTTATACAAACCGATGTGGCCATAAATCCGGGTAACTCGGGTGGGCCATTGTTTGACCTAAATGGTGAAGTTATTGGGGTAAATTCACAAATTTACAGCAAAAGTGGTGGTTCGATGGGCTTATCCTTTGCCATTCCCATTGATATTGCCATGAATGTGGTCAACCAAATAAAAGAAACTGGCAAAGTCACGCGTGGTTTCTTGGGTGTGCAAGTGCAAGAAGTCACCTCAGATTTGTCT is a genomic window containing:
- a CDS encoding DegQ family serine endoprotease — its product is MKKGSFFSSVMLSCLLVVQIPYASADNNSRYGLPDFTQLVEENNMVVVNISTTKKVERELPPQFKGMPDDMLRYFFGIPGLGAPQSPHGKSAPDKEEVHSLGSGFIISADGYIITNNHVIEGADEIVVRMRNRKELKATVVGTDKRTDVALLKINAKDLPVAKIGRSQGLKVGQWVVAIGEPFGLDYTVTQGIVSALGRALPEDTYVPFIQTDVAINPGNSGGPLFDLNGEVIGVNSQIYSKSGGSMGLSFAIPIDIAMNVVNQIKETGKVTRGFLGVQVQEVTSDLSESFGLTKPMGALVGETFPNTPAQKAGIESGDIILEFDGKIIEKSSDLPPIVGVTPVNKKVDVKLLRQGKEKTVSLTLVSLEQAEMSSDAQASQHISNRFGATVEDIDKNVLNDLKLPFGVMVSNVTGGPAEQAGLRKGDILVTIDFKPIKSAREFEAIVKTLPKGRSLPVRVVRNNQSLFLPLVFEK